The sequence below is a genomic window from Kitasatospora kifunensis.
GTGCCGGCCACCGTCAGGGTGTAGGTCGCGCTGTGGCTGCCGGAGGCGGCGCTGCCGGTGATGGTCAGCGGGTAGCTGCCGGCCGGGGTGGCGGTGGTGGTGCTGATGTTCAGGGTGGAGCTGGCTCCGGCGGTGACGCTGGCCGGGCTGAGCGAGGCGGTGACGCCTGCCGGGGCGCCGGAGACCGAGAGCGCCACGCTCTGCGCGCTACCGGCGGTGACCGCCGTGCTGACGGTGGCGCTGGTCGAGGAGCCCGGCTGCACCGAGCCGCTCGCGGGGGAGGCGGTCAACGAGAAGTCGTTGGTCACCACGCCGCCGCCGGAGGTGAAGGGCTCCCCGGCGTGGCTGAAGTCCCAGGTGTTCTGGGCGATTCCGGAGCAGGTGTCCGAGCCGGCCGTGCCCACGCAGCCGCCGTTGTCGCGCTCCAGCGCCCAGAACGACAGGGTGTTGACGCCCTTGGCGGTGGCCCAGTTCTGCACGGTGGCCATGTCCGCGACGGTGGTGGTCTCGGCCGCGCCGTAGTCGTCGATGCCCGGCATCAGCGTGATGCCGATCGAACTCCACAGCTGGGCGGGCGTCTTGCTCGGATACAGGTTCGCCAGCTGGCTGTAGAGGCCGCTGGCCGCGTTCTCGGCGTCGGTGCCCATCTCGTGGGTGGCGCCGTCGTAGTAGTCGAAGGCCATGATGTTGACGACGTCGATCCGGGCGCCGTTGCTGACCGCGTTCTGCAGCACGGCCAGGCCGCTGTCGGCCAGCCCACTGGTGGTGGTCGGCAGGGTGTAGGAGAACTGGACGTTGCGCCCGTTCGCCGCCGCCCAGTCCTCGACCAGTTTGACCGCCTTGTTGCGGCGGTCGATGCCGGCGGTGTTGGTCAGCGAGTTGTCCTCGGTGTCGAGGTCGATCCGGCTGACGTTGTAGGTGGTGATGACCGACTCGTACTGCGCCGCGATCTGGTTGACGTCGGTGCAGCTGTCGGCGATCTCGGTGCCGCCGTTGTCGGCCGCGTAGCCACCGAAGGACGGGATCACGTCGCCGCCGCCCGCCTGGATCGAGCTGATCTGGCTGCCGTAGCTGGAGGCGGCTATCGGGGTGCTGGTGGAGCCGTTCCAGTAGGCGGTGCAGGAACCCTTGGTGGCGGCCTGGACGAACGCCATCGAGAGGTACTTGTTGCCCGACTGGCCGGCCAGGGTGGCCGGATTGTCGCTGCTGTAGGCCTCGAAGTAAGGCGCGAAGACGTGCGCCGGCAGCGCGGTGGCGGTGGGCGCGGCGGTGGCGGCGCTGCTCACGCCGGCCATCAGGCCGGCCGAGGCGGCCAGGGTGGCTCCGGCGGTCAGCACCGC
It includes:
- a CDS encoding carbohydrate binding domain-containing protein, which produces MRLHRSVQAVLTAGATLAASAGLMAGVSSAATAAPTATALPAHVFAPYFEAYSSDNPATLAGQSGNKYLSMAFVQAATKGSCTAYWNGSTSTPIAASSYGSQISSIQAGGGDVIPSFGGYAADNGGTEIADSCTDVNQIAAQYESVITTYNVSRIDLDTEDNSLTNTAGIDRRNKAVKLVEDWAAANGRNVQFSYTLPTTTSGLADSGLAVLQNAVSNGARIDVVNIMAFDYYDGATHEMGTDAENAASGLYSQLANLYPSKTPAQLWSSIGITLMPGIDDYGAAETTTVADMATVQNWATAKGVNTLSFWALERDNGGCVGTAGSDTCSGIAQNTWDFSHAGEPFTSGGGVVTNDFSLTASPASGSVQPGSSTSATVSTAVTAGSAQSVALSVSGAPAGVTASLSPASVTAGASSTLNISTTTATPAGSYPLTITGSAASGSHSATYTLTVAGTTTSGLANGGFESGSLSPWTCQPGGAVVSTPVHSGSHALQVTPSASQTGECDQSVTLLPNHAYTLTGWVQGSYAYIGVSGGATGSSWTNSSSWTQLSVPFTTDATGKATVYVHGWYGQGNVYADDFAIS